One Actinomycetospora corticicola genomic window, TCGGGGGCGACATGCCCTCGATCACCACCGTGACCGACATGAACGGTGCGCCCATTGCCTACCTCTATGAGCAGAATCGTCAGATCGTCCGTTCCGACCAGATCGCGGTGACGATGAAGGCCGCGATCGTCGCGATCGAGGACCGGCGGTTCTTCAGCGAGTCCGGCCTCGACCCGCGCTCGATCGCCCGCGCCGTGGTGAACAACGGCACCGGTGGGTCGACCCAGGGCGCCTCGACGCTCACCGAGCAGTACGTGAAGAACTACGACGAGTACGTCGCCGCGAAGACCCCGGCCGAGCAGCTGAAGGCGACCGAGGCGACGTTCGGTCGCAAGCTGCGCGAGGCCCGCGTCGCCGAGCAGCTCGACCACTCGCTGTCCAAGGACGAGATCCTCACCCGGTACCTCAACGTGGTGTACCTGGGGAACCAGGCCTACGGCGTCGCCGCGGCCGCGCGCACCTACTTCAACACCACCCCCGACAAGCTGACCGTGCCCGAGGCCGCGCTGCTGGCGGGCATGGTGCAGAGCCCGACCGCGTACGACCCGCTGAACCACCCGCAGGCCGCGACCGGGCGCCGCAACGTCGTCATCGACCAGATGCGCCAGCAGGGCGAGCTCACGCCGGAGCAGGCGGCGGCCGCCACCGCGGCGCCGTTGGGGGTGCAGGCGCCGCTGACCGGCCTCGCCAACGGGTGCGTCGGCGCCGGGGACGACGGGTTCTTCTGCAGCTACGTGCTCGACTACCTCGACCAGGAGGGCATCACCCCCGAGCAGCTCCGCTCCGGGGGCTACACCGTCCGCACCACGCTCGACCCCGTGGCGATGGCCGCCGCGAAGCAGGCCGTCGACGCGAAGGTGCCGCCGACGCAGCCGCACGTGGCCGACACCCTCGCGATCGTGCAGCCCGGCGCGACGTCGCACCCGGTGCGGGCCCTGGCGGCCAACCGCGGGTACGGCCTGGACGCGGCGGCCGGGCAGACCACCTACGACCTGCCCGTGGAGCCGGAGAACCTGGGCGCCGGCTCGGTGTACAAGATCTTCACCGCAGCGACCTACCTGCTCGGCGGCGGCGGGATCTCCAACGTCATCCCCGTCCCGCCGTCGGGGTACGCCTCCCCGCTCTCGCCCGGCTTCGTCGTCGCGAACGACGGCAACTACCCGGGCGCACTGACCCTGCAGGACGCCCTGGCGCAGTCGCCGAACACCGCCTTCGTCAAGCTCGAGGAGACGACGGGCGTGGCGCCGGTGGTGAACATGGCCGTGAACATGGGCATGACCTCGCTGGCGAAGCCGACGTCGGGCAACGGGCCGTCGATCGCGGACACGGTGAAGGCGCAGAACCAGGCGTCGTTCACCCTCGGCCCGACGCCCACGTCCCCGCTGGAGCTCGCGAGCGTGGGCGCCACCCTCGCCTCGCACGGCACCTGGTGCCCGCCCGACCCGATCGTCTCGCTCACCGACGCCTCCGGCGCGCCGGTGTCGCTGCCGACGACGGCGTGCCACCAGGCGCTCCCGCCGCAGCTCGCCGACACGCTGATGACCGGGATGTCGAAGGACGACCAGCCGGGCGGCACCTCGGCCGCCTCCGCGGTCGCGGCCGGCTGGAACCGGCCGACGGCGGCGAAGACCGGCACGACGGAGGTCTCCGAGTCCGGGGCGTTCGTCGGCGCCACCCCGCAGATGTCCGGGGCGTCGATCGTGTTCGACGACTCCTCGACCCCGCGGCCCATCTGCTACGGCACCCCGCCGACCTCGTGCGCGACGGGCAACCTGTTCGGTGGCGAGACCCCGGCGGCGACCTACTACCAGGCGATGACCACGGTCCTCGCCGGCCAGCCGATCGCGCCGCTACCCGCCACCGACCCGCGCTTCGTCTCCGGCGGCAACCGGATCGCGGTGCCGCAGGAGATCGGGCAGCCGGTCGACCAGGCCGCCGCGGCGCTGCGCGCGGCGGGCTTCGTCGTCACCACCTCGCAGGTGGACAACCGGGCACCGGCGGGGACGGTGGTCGGGCAGACGCCGGGCGGGGGCGGCGGGCAGGGCATCCAGGGACAGACGATCGCCCTGGTGTCCTCCAGCGGGAAGGTCGCGGCGCCACCGGCGGCGCCGAGCGCTCCCTGAGGTCGGCCGGGTCACCCGACCGGGTGGTCGTACCCCGTCCTCGCGACAGGCGGTCGGGGTCACCGCGTCTCCTCTCGGCCCTCACCCCAGCCGGAAGGACCCCGAGCGTGACCCCGTTCCCCCCATCGAAGACCGCGTTCATCACCGGGATCACCGGCCAGGACGGCTCGTACCTCGCGGAGCTGCTGCTGTCCAAGGGCTACGAGGTGCACGGGCTGATCCGTCGGGCCTCGACGTTCAACACCCAGCGGATCGACCACCTGTACCGCGACCCGCACGACCCGTCGCGGCGCCTGCACCTGCACTACGGCGACCTGACCGACGCGTCGCGCCTGGTCTCGCTGCTCTCCGAGATCGTGCCCGACGAGGTCTACCACCTCGCCGCACAGTCGCACGTGCGCGTCAGCTTCGACGAGCCGGAGTTCACCGCCAACACGACGGGGGTCGGGACGGTCCGCCTGCTCGAGGCGATCCGGATGATCGGTCTCGAGACGCGCTTCTACCAGGCCTCGAGCTCGGAGATGTTCGGCGCGACCCCGCCGCCGCAGTGCGAGGACACCCCGTTCCACCCGCGCTCGCCCTACGGCGTCTCCAAGGTCTTCGGGTACTGGACCGCCCGCAACTACCGCGAGGCCTACGGGCTGTTCGCGGTCAACGGCATCCTGTTCAACCACGAGTCCCCGCGGCGCGGCGAGACGTTCGTGACCCGCAAGATCGCCCGCGCCGCCGCCCGCATCGCGCTCGGCCACGAGTCCCTGGTGTATCTCGGCAACCTCGACGCCGTCCGCGACTGGGGGTTCGCGCCGGAGTACGTCGAGGGCATGTGGGCGATGCTGCAGGCCGACCGGCCGGAGGACTACGTCCTCGCCACCGGCACCGCGTACACCGTCGAGGACTTCGCCCGGCTCTGCTTCGACCACGTCGGTCTCGACTGGACCCGCCACGTCCGCCACGACGAGCGCTACCTGCGCCCCACCGAGGTCGACGCGCTGATCGGCGACGCGTCGAAGGCCTCGCGCGAGCTGGGCTGGCGGCCCCGCACGTTCACCCCGGAGCTCGCGCGCATCATGGTCGACGCCGAGCTCTCGATGCTGCAGGGGCCGACCGCCGAGGTCGCGCCGTTCCCCGGCACGTGGCCGGGCCTCTCGGGGCGCCCCATGGCGGGCTGAGTCCTCCGGCCGTTCGGTGACGGACGGTGACGGCGGTCGAGGCGGCTCGACGTGCCGTCACCCACGCCCGACGACACCGCTGCACGGCGCGTCGACCTGCAGGTCCACCACTCGGGGCACCCGATCTCGTTGGTGGCCGGTTGTGTGACGAATCGTGACCGTAAAGCGACCAATAGGTCACACTGCGTACGTGGGAGCATCCCCGGCACCGACCGCCCGACGCCCTCGGCTCGCGCCCGTCTCGCTGGGGCGGGTCGCGGAGCGGCTCGTGGGCGTCCGCGTCGGCGCGACCCCCGCGCTGCCCGACACGGGGCGGGGCGAGCTCGACGCCGACCACCTGTCCCGGGCCGCGGACGAGCGGCTGGCCGAGCTCCTGGCCTCGTCGACCCACCCCGTCGTCGTGGTGACCGGGCCGCCGTCGGCGGGGGTGACGCGCACCGCCGCCCACGCGGTCCGTCGGACTCGCCCGGACGACCTGTTCGTCGAGATCGACGATCCGTACCGCGTCCGCCTCGAGGAGGTCGTCGAGCGGGCCCGCCGGCGCGCGTCGGTCTCCCGTCCCGTGCTGGTCTGGTGCGACGACGCCCCGCTGCCGCTGCTCGACCAGGTCAGCGGCGACGTCCTGGCCGCGTGCCGGGAGGGGCGAGACACCGTCGTGCGGCTCGTGGTCACGGTGCGCTGGGGCCTGGCGGCGCTCTCGCGCGGGGAGCTGTCGGCCCCGCGCTTCGCCCCCGTCGTCGTCGCGCCGCTGACCCCCGCGGAGGTCGTCGGCCGCGAGTCGCACCCCCTGGTCGCCGCCCACGGGGTGTCCGGAGCGGTGGGCCGCCGGATCGGCGACCTCGTGTGCGCGGGGACCGAGGCCCGGGAGGCCTTCGCCGGCCCGGCCGGGGACGTCCTGCGCCTCGTCGCGGTGTGGCACCGGCTGGGCGTGCCGTCCGCCCTCGACCTCGACACCCTCGCGGCCCTGCGCCCCGACGACGCCACGGGCGACCTCGCGGAGATCGTCGCCGGGCTCGTCGAGGCCGGCTGGCTGGAGCGGTGCACCCGCGCGGGGGAGCGGCACCTCGTGCCCGCCCGCGTCCTGGTCGACCTGGCGCGGCTGCCCTCCGCCGAGCTCGTCGGCACCATCGCGGCCCGCCTCGACCACCACGCCCGCTACACGGCCGCCCGCACCATGCTCGCCGCGGGACTGGACAGCCTCGCCGCCGCGATGGTCGTCGACCTCGAGCCCGACCCCCTCGGCGCGGTCGTCGCGCTGCGCATCGCGCGGGGCTACGCCGGGCTGGAGCGCGACCGGGAGGCGGCGCAGTGGTTCGCGTACGTCATCGCGGTCGGCGACGAGGACCAGGCCCGCGCGGCACACCGGGGCCTCGGGCTCGTGTTCTACCGCTACGACCGGCTCGACCGGGCCCGCCGCCACCTCGACCGCGCCGCCGACCAGCTCGGCGTGCAGGTCGTGCTCGCCGACATCGCGCTGCGCCAGGGCCGGGTCGCCGACGCCCGCACCCTGCTCACCGTGCTCCGCCGCTCCCGCGACCCCTCCCTCGCCGTCGAGGCCGCGTGCCAGCTCGGGACCCTCGAGTCCTCGACCGGGCACCCCGACGCCGCGCGCGAGGCGTTCACGGTCGCCCTCGGCGCGGCCGACCCGGCGGTCGTCGCCCGGGCCAGGACGGGGCTCGCGGCGTTGCCGCCCGTCCCCTCCCGTGACGCCGAGCCGTCGTCGCCGGCCCCCGCCCATGACAGGAAAGCGTCGTTGCCGGCGTCCAGTGGCAGGGACGCCGCATCGTCGACCGCAGCCGGGGACGAGTCGGCCGAGGACGAGTTGGCCGAGGACGAGTTGGCCGGGAACGAGCCGGCCGAGGACGACGTGCCCGGCGACGAGGGACCCGAGGACGACCCGGACACGGGTTCCGGACGGTCGGCCCGGGTGGTCCCGCTCGCCGCGCGGTCGCACGGCTGACCTGGACCATGATCACCGAGCACCTGTGGTGGTCGGCGACGGCGGCGGACCACCGAGGGTGCTCGCTGATCATGCCGAGGTGACCGCACCCGCCGTCGGGACGGGGATGGCAGGGTGGGCGCATGGCCGTCACGCACGTCGTCACGTTCAGCTGGGTCGAGGGCACCTCGGCCGCGACCGTCGAGGGCATCCTCGCGAACCTGCAGGAGTGGATCGACCGCAAGGAGGGGCTCGAGGGTCTCACCGCCTGGCAGGCGGGTCCGGACCTCGGGGTGAACGAGGGCAACGCGTCGTTCGCGGTGTCCGCCTCGTTCACCGACCGGGACGCCTACCTGCGCTACCGGGACCACCCCGAGCACAAGAAGATCATCGCCGAGCAGATCGCCCCGCTCATCGCGGCGCGTTCGGCGGTGCAGTTCGAGCACTGACCACGACCCCACGCACGACGAGGGCCCGGCGCACGAGCGATCGTGGCCGGGCTCCGGGGTGGGGGAGTGCTACTTGGCGCCCGCGGTGGGCGTGGTGCGGGGGCCGTCCGGGACGCGCGAAC contains:
- a CDS encoding transglycosylase domain-containing protein, with translation MTAKVRLLAVTVIAGILVAGLAFPLVGGLGLLSSEAIVGAQDTAPGVIGGDMPSITTVTDMNGAPIAYLYEQNRQIVRSDQIAVTMKAAIVAIEDRRFFSESGLDPRSIARAVVNNGTGGSTQGASTLTEQYVKNYDEYVAAKTPAEQLKATEATFGRKLREARVAEQLDHSLSKDEILTRYLNVVYLGNQAYGVAAAARTYFNTTPDKLTVPEAALLAGMVQSPTAYDPLNHPQAATGRRNVVIDQMRQQGELTPEQAAAATAAPLGVQAPLTGLANGCVGAGDDGFFCSYVLDYLDQEGITPEQLRSGGYTVRTTLDPVAMAAAKQAVDAKVPPTQPHVADTLAIVQPGATSHPVRALAANRGYGLDAAAGQTTYDLPVEPENLGAGSVYKIFTAATYLLGGGGISNVIPVPPSGYASPLSPGFVVANDGNYPGALTLQDALAQSPNTAFVKLEETTGVAPVVNMAVNMGMTSLAKPTSGNGPSIADTVKAQNQASFTLGPTPTSPLELASVGATLASHGTWCPPDPIVSLTDASGAPVSLPTTACHQALPPQLADTLMTGMSKDDQPGGTSAASAVAAGWNRPTAAKTGTTEVSESGAFVGATPQMSGASIVFDDSSTPRPICYGTPPTSCATGNLFGGETPAATYYQAMTTVLAGQPIAPLPATDPRFVSGGNRIAVPQEIGQPVDQAAAALRAAGFVVTTSQVDNRAPAGTVVGQTPGGGGGQGIQGQTIALVSSSGKVAAPPAAPSAP
- the gmd gene encoding GDP-mannose 4,6-dehydratase, which produces MTPFPPSKTAFITGITGQDGSYLAELLLSKGYEVHGLIRRASTFNTQRIDHLYRDPHDPSRRLHLHYGDLTDASRLVSLLSEIVPDEVYHLAAQSHVRVSFDEPEFTANTTGVGTVRLLEAIRMIGLETRFYQASSSEMFGATPPPQCEDTPFHPRSPYGVSKVFGYWTARNYREAYGLFAVNGILFNHESPRRGETFVTRKIARAAARIALGHESLVYLGNLDAVRDWGFAPEYVEGMWAMLQADRPEDYVLATGTAYTVEDFARLCFDHVGLDWTRHVRHDERYLRPTEVDALIGDASKASRELGWRPRTFTPELARIMVDAELSMLQGPTAEVAPFPGTWPGLSGRPMAG
- a CDS encoding tetratricopeptide repeat protein, with translation MGASPAPTARRPRLAPVSLGRVAERLVGVRVGATPALPDTGRGELDADHLSRAADERLAELLASSTHPVVVVTGPPSAGVTRTAAHAVRRTRPDDLFVEIDDPYRVRLEEVVERARRRASVSRPVLVWCDDAPLPLLDQVSGDVLAACREGRDTVVRLVVTVRWGLAALSRGELSAPRFAPVVVAPLTPAEVVGRESHPLVAAHGVSGAVGRRIGDLVCAGTEAREAFAGPAGDVLRLVAVWHRLGVPSALDLDTLAALRPDDATGDLAEIVAGLVEAGWLERCTRAGERHLVPARVLVDLARLPSAELVGTIAARLDHHARYTAARTMLAAGLDSLAAAMVVDLEPDPLGAVVALRIARGYAGLERDREAAQWFAYVIAVGDEDQARAAHRGLGLVFYRYDRLDRARRHLDRAADQLGVQVVLADIALRQGRVADARTLLTVLRRSRDPSLAVEAACQLGTLESSTGHPDAAREAFTVALGAADPAVVARARTGLAALPPVPSRDAEPSSPAPAHDRKASLPASSGRDAASSTAAGDESAEDELAEDELAGNEPAEDDVPGDEGPEDDPDTGSGRSARVVPLAARSHG
- a CDS encoding Dabb family protein, translating into MAVTHVVTFSWVEGTSAATVEGILANLQEWIDRKEGLEGLTAWQAGPDLGVNEGNASFAVSASFTDRDAYLRYRDHPEHKKIIAEQIAPLIAARSAVQFEH